The Aquisalimonas asiatica nucleotide sequence TAGGTCTCCTTGTAGAGCGCCACATCGCCCACGCCCAGGGTGCCGAGCGTCTCGCCGTGGTAACTCTGGGTGAGTGTGATGAACTTGGTCTTGTTCGGATTGCCGCAGTTCTTCCAGTAGTGGTAGCTCATCTTCAGCGCCACCTCGACGGCGCTGGAGCCGTTGTCGGTATAGAAGCAGCGGCTCAGGGGGGCGGGCGTGATCTCCACCAGGCGTTCCGACAGCTCCACCACCGGCTCGTGGGAGAAGCCCGCGAGGATGACGTGCTCAAGGCTGTCGATCTGGTCTTTCAGCGCGGCATTGATGCGCGGGTTGGCGTGCCCGAACAGGTTCACCCACCAGGAGCTGATGGCGTCGATGTAGCGGTTGCCGTCGAAATCGTGGAGCCAGACGCCCTCGCCCCGCCTGATGGGGACCAGGGGCAGCCATTCGTGGTCCTTCATCTGGGTGCAGGGGTGCCAGACGGCGTTCAGGTCGCGCGCGATGACGTCGCGGTTGCTCATGGTGCTGCTCCACGCTGCGGGTTCAATGGCCGTAAACGAAAAACGCCTCCTCGGGTTTACAGCCCGAAGAGGCGTTCGACCTTACCGTCACCGTGGAGGCGGATCAATCCGCGGCGGCGGCCTTCTGCTTCTGGGTCAGCCCAAGGTTGTTCCAGATGGTCTCGGACGCCTTGGCCTGGTTCAGCGTGTAGAAGTGCAGCCCCGGCGCGCCGGCATCCAGCAGGTCGGCGCACATCGCCGTGACCACGTCGATGCCGAAGGCCTGCATGGATTCCTTGTCGCCCTTGGCGTCGTACGCTTCCAGGCGCTTGCGCAACCAGCGCGGAATGTCCGCACCGCACATGTCGGAGAAGCGCGCAAGCTGCTGGAAGTTGACGATGGGCATGATGCCCGGAACCAGCGGGATGTCGATCCCCATCTTCTCGCAGCTCTCAACGAACCGGTAATAGCCCTCCGGTGCGAAGAAGTACTGGGTCATGGCGCTGTCCGCGCCGGCATCCACCTTGCGCTTGAAGTTCTCCAGATCGGAGAAGGCATCCTTCGCCTCAGGGTGGATTTCCGGGTAGCAGCCCACCTCGATGTGGAAGTGGTCGCCGTGCTCCTGGCGGATGAACTCCACCAGCTCGTTGGCGTACTTGAAATGACCCGGGCCGCCGCCGGTACCCGAGGGCATGTCGCCGCGCAGGGCAACAATGTTGCGGATACCGTTCTCGCGGTAGCGGCTCAGCAGCTCGCGGATGCTGTCCGGCGTCGCGTCGATGCAGGACAGGTGCGGCGCCACGTCGATGCCGGAGCGCTTCTGGATGTCCACTACCGTCTCGAACGTGCGCTCGCGCGTGGATCCACCCGCGCCGAAGGTCACCGAGAACAGGCGCGGCCCCAGCGCCTGCAGGCGCTCGCGGGTCTTGCGCAGCCGCTCTTCCCCGTCCTCGTTCTTGGGCGGGAAGAACTCGAAACTGAAAACCGGTGAGTGTTTCTTCTGGGATTCCATCTGTCACCCCCGTATTGCGGGAACCATCGCCGGACCGGCCGGTTGCCGGCCCGGCGATGCGGGCCGCCCGATCGCCGCGGACGGCGGTCGGGCGGGCCGAGGGACCGAAAGGCGGCCGCTCAGTACCGGTAGGTATCCGGCTTGAACGGGCCATTCACGTCCAGACCAAGGTAGTCGGCCTGTTCCTTGGTCAGCTGGGTCAGCTTGGCGCCCAGCTTCTTCAGGTGCAGCTCCGCCACCTTCTCGTCCAGGTGCTTCGGCAGAACGTAGACCTTCTTCTCGTACTTCTCGAGATTCTGGGCGATCTCGATCTGTGCGAGCACCTGGTTGGTGAAGGAGTTGGACATCACGAAGCTCGGGTGGCCGGTGGCGCAACCCAGGTTGATCAGACGGCCCTCGGCCAGCAGCAGGATCTTGTTGCCGCTGGGCAGGGTGATGTGATCAACCTGCGGCTTGATGTTGTCCCACTCGTACTTGCGCAGGCTGGCCACGTCGATCTCGTTGTCGAAGTGGCCGATGTTGCACACGATGGAGTTGTGCTTCATGCGCACCATGTGGTCATGGGTGATGACCTGGTAGTTGCCGGTGGCGGTGACGAAGATGTCCGCCTTGTCGGCGGCATCGTCCATGGTGACCACCTGGTAGCCTTCCATCATGGCCTGCAGGGCGCAGATGGGGTCGATCTCGGTGATCCACACGGTGGCGCCCATGGCCTTCAGGCTCTGGGCCGAGCCCTTGCCCACGTCGCCGAAACCGCAGACCACGGCGATCTTGCCGGCGATCATGACGTCGGTCGCACGCTTCAGGCCGTCCACCAGGGACTCGCGACAGCCGTAGAGGTTGTCGAACTTGGACTTGGTCACCGAGTCGTTGACGTTGATGGCCGGGAAGGGCAGCTCGCCCGCCTTTTCCATCTTCAGCAGGGAGGCCACGCCGGTGGTGGTTTCCTCGGACACGCCGCGGATCTGCTCCAGCTGCTTGGTGTACCAGCCGTGGTTGGTCTCCAGGCGCGCCTTGATGCTGTTGAACAGGGCCTTCTCTTCCTCGGCACCGGGGTGGTCCAGGAAGGAGGGGTCCTTCTCCGCCTTGGAGCCGACGGTCAGCAGGGTGGTGGCGTCGCCGCCGTCATCCAGGATGGTGTTGGCACCGCCGTCGAAATCGAAGATGCGGTGGATGTACTCCCAGTATTCGTCCAGGGTCTCGCCCTTGTAGGCGAACACCGGCACGCCGCTCTTGGCGATGGCCGCAGCAGCGTGATCCTGGGTGGAGTAGATGTTGCAGGAGGCCCAGCGCACTTCGGCGCCCAGCTCCACCAGTGCCTCGATCAGCACGGCGGTCTGGATGGTCATGTGCAGGGAGCCGGCGATGCGCATGCCCTTCAGGGGCTGCTTGGCACGGTACTCCTCACGCACGGACATCAGGCCCGGCATTTCCGTCTCGGCGATCTCGATCTCCTTGCGACCCCAGTCGGCAAGGCCGATATCACTGACGATGTAATCGTTCTGGCTATCTACGACAGCATTCATTGTTGCTGACTCCGATTCTCTTCAGCGCAGTTTGTATGAGTAGGCATCCGGCTGAGCCTGGCAGGCTTGTGGCCTGTTGCAGCGCTCCTCAACCGGACGGCCAGCCGCGGTACGCGCGGTTGGCAACCCTCGCGCAATGCCCGCGGGCACTGCGCAGATACTGATTGCGTTACGCTCGCCGGGGATGGTTGGTCCCCGGCAAGTGTGCCACAACGGCTCAGAGGCCGGCAGCGTCCTTCAGGGCGGCGGCCTTGTCGGTCCGCTCCCAGGTGAACTCCTCGTCTTCGCGACCGAAGTGACCGTAGGACGCGGTCTTGGAGTAGATCGGGCGCAGCAGGTCCAGCGTGTTGACGATGCCGAACGGACGCAGGTCGAACTGGTCACGCACGATCTTCTCGATCTTCGCTTCGTCGATCTTGGCCGTGCCGAAGGTCTCGACCATCACGGAGGTGGGCTCGGCCACGCCGATGGCGTAGGAGAGCTGCACCTCGCACTTGCTGGCCAGGCCGGCGGCGACCACGTTCTTGGCGACGTAGCGCGCGGCGTAGGCAGCGGAGCGGTCCACCTTGGACGGGTCCTTGCCGGAGAAGGCGCCGCCGCCGTGGCGGGCCATGCCGCCGTAGGTGTCGACGATGATCTTGCGCCCGGTCAGGCCACAGTCACCCATGGGGCCGCCGATGACGAACCGGCCGGTCGGGTTGATGTGGAACTTGGTGTTGTTGTCGATCCACTTGGCCGGCAGCACCGGCTTGATGATCTCTTCCATCACCGCTTCGTGGATCTCGTTGTCGCTGACGTCGTCGGAGTGCTGGGTGGACAGCACCACGGCGTCCACACCCACGGCCACGTCGTCCTCGTAGCGCAGGGTGACCTGGCTCTTGGCGTCCGGACGCAGCCACGGCAGCTTGCCGTTGGCCAGCAGGGTGGCCTGCTGCTCCACCAGGCGGTGGGCGTAGTTGATGGCCGCCGGCATGTAGACGTCGGTCTCGTCGCAGGCGTAGCCGAACATGATGCCCTGGTCGCCGGCGCCCTGCTCCTCGGGGAGCTTGCGCTCAACGCCCTGGTTGATGTCCGGGGACTGCTTGCCCAGGGCGTTGATGAACGCGCAGGTGTCGGCGTCGAAGCCCATGTCGGAGGAGGTGTAGCCGATGCGCTTGGTGGTGGCGCGGGCGATGTCCTCGAAAGGCACGTTGGCCGTGGTCTTCAGCTCGCCGGCGAGCATGATCATGCCCGTGGTGGTGACCGTCTCGCAGGCCACCTTGGCCTTGGGATCCTGCTCCAGAATGGCGTCCAGCACGGCGTCGGAGATCTGGTCCGCCATCTTGTCCGGATGGCCGGCGGAGACGGATTCCGAGGTAAACATGTAAGACTTGCTCATTGTTGCTCCTCTCTATTGAGTATTCCGTAGTCAACAGTCGACGCGCGCCGCCGTGATGGCGGCGCACGCGTCGGCGTTACGCCTTGCGGAAGCGGAAAATGCCCCAGGCCAGGTAGCCATTGTTGCCACCGTCGACCCAGTGCTGCAGACCCGTCTTCATGCGGTCGATGTAGCCCTGGGAGATTTCCCCTTCCAGGCTGGCCTCGCGCCGCTTGGTCTCCTCCAGCACCCGGCCGTAA carries:
- the metF gene encoding methylenetetrahydrofolate reductase [NAD(P)H], producing the protein MESQKKHSPVFSFEFFPPKNEDGEERLRKTRERLQALGPRLFSVTFGAGGSTRERTFETVVDIQKRSGIDVAPHLSCIDATPDSIRELLSRYRENGIRNIVALRGDMPSGTGGGPGHFKYANELVEFIRQEHGDHFHIEVGCYPEIHPEAKDAFSDLENFKRKVDAGADSAMTQYFFAPEGYYRFVESCEKMGIDIPLVPGIMPIVNFQQLARFSDMCGADIPRWLRKRLEAYDAKGDKESMQAFGIDVVTAMCADLLDAGAPGLHFYTLNQAKASETIWNNLGLTQKQKAAAAD
- the ahcY gene encoding adenosylhomocysteinase, with the protein product MNAVVDSQNDYIVSDIGLADWGRKEIEIAETEMPGLMSVREEYRAKQPLKGMRIAGSLHMTIQTAVLIEALVELGAEVRWASCNIYSTQDHAAAAIAKSGVPVFAYKGETLDEYWEYIHRIFDFDGGANTILDDGGDATTLLTVGSKAEKDPSFLDHPGAEEEKALFNSIKARLETNHGWYTKQLEQIRGVSEETTTGVASLLKMEKAGELPFPAINVNDSVTKSKFDNLYGCRESLVDGLKRATDVMIAGKIAVVCGFGDVGKGSAQSLKAMGATVWITEIDPICALQAMMEGYQVVTMDDAADKADIFVTATGNYQVITHDHMVRMKHNSIVCNIGHFDNEIDVASLRKYEWDNIKPQVDHITLPSGNKILLLAEGRLINLGCATGHPSFVMSNSFTNQVLAQIEIAQNLEKYEKKVYVLPKHLDEKVAELHLKKLGAKLTQLTKEQADYLGLDVNGPFKPDTYRY
- the metK gene encoding methionine adenosyltransferase: MSKSYMFTSESVSAGHPDKMADQISDAVLDAILEQDPKAKVACETVTTTGMIMLAGELKTTANVPFEDIARATTKRIGYTSSDMGFDADTCAFINALGKQSPDINQGVERKLPEEQGAGDQGIMFGYACDETDVYMPAAINYAHRLVEQQATLLANGKLPWLRPDAKSQVTLRYEDDVAVGVDAVVLSTQHSDDVSDNEIHEAVMEEIIKPVLPAKWIDNNTKFHINPTGRFVIGGPMGDCGLTGRKIIVDTYGGMARHGGGAFSGKDPSKVDRSAAYAARYVAKNVVAAGLASKCEVQLSYAIGVAEPTSVMVETFGTAKIDEAKIEKIVRDQFDLRPFGIVNTLDLLRPIYSKTASYGHFGREDEEFTWERTDKAAALKDAAGL